A section of the Apodemus sylvaticus chromosome Y unlocalized genomic scaffold, mApoSyl1.1 SUPER_Y_unloc_2, whole genome shotgun sequence genome encodes:
- the LOC127676069 gene encoding LOW QUALITY PROTEIN: RNA-binding motif protein, Y chromosome, family 1 member B-like (The sequence of the model RefSeq protein was modified relative to this genomic sequence to represent the inferred CDS: inserted 1 base in 1 codon) has protein sequence MAETDQPGKIFVGSLNTETRQSTLEVIFGRFGPIAHVILMRDRETKKSRGFAFVTFQCPADAKIAVKEMNGVSLDGKRIKVEQARRPSSLENGRKRRPSSFSRTRGASRIVKCGRGGSRARGRRPSRERNLDDVRYTPNFNMSSSGRHFAVRRTSSSKRNGPPKRSATFALTSNSGLRGQEAGGRVISRNMPRREPVSSRRDEYPLLSDDGQSSNDRRYASASRGYRDYGNYSFQEEHASEVFSDHADYHGGHHRDFSDYLSGSSYRDTDGSYGNFHEAPSARGTYSGNNRYDDYSTSRDGYGGRREIYSNNRSDIYSSGYDCIGREEVLAPIDREYSEHGGRQERGHSPMERLYGASRETYNGSXKIWGNPWRSWREQI, from the exons ATGGCAGAAACTGACCAGCCTGGAAAAATTTTTGTAGGAAGCCTCAACACAGAGACCAGACAATCGACTCTTGAAGTAATATTTGGGAGATTTGGACCAATAGCACATG TTATCTTGATGAGAGACCGTGAAACTAAGAAGTCTAGAGGCTTTGCTTTCGTTACTTTTCAATGTCCTGCAGATGCTAAAATTGCTGTCAAAGAAATGAATGGGGTG TCTTTGGATGGAAAAAGAATTAAAGTAGAACAAGCCAGGAGACCATCATCTCTTGAAAATGGTAGAAAGCGGAGACCATCATCCTTTTCAAGAACCAGAGGTGCTTCAAGAATTGTGaaatgtggaagaggaggaagtagagCAAGAGGTCGTCGTCCTTCACGTGAACGGAATTTGG ATGATGTTAGATACACTCCTAATTTCAACATGAGTTCTTCTGGGAGACACTTTGCAGTTAGAAGAACTTCATCTTCAAAAAGGAATGGTCCTCCTAAAAGATCTGCAACTTTTGCTCTGACGAGCAATTCTGGACTGAGAGGACAAG aAGCCGGTGGAAGAGTGATTTCTAGAAATATGCCAAGAAGAGAGCCAGTGTCTTCCAGAAGAGATGAATATCCATTACTAAGTGATGATGGCCAGTCTTCTAATGATAG GAGATATGCATCAGCATCTAGAGGATACCGTGACTATGGCAATTACAGCTTTCAGGAGGAACATGCATCTGAAGTCTTCAG TGATCATGCTGACTATCATGGGGGACATCATAGAGATTTCTCTGACTATTTAAGTGGAAGTTCATACAGAGATACCGATGGAAGTTATG GAAACTTTCATGAGGCACCATCTGCAAGAGGGACATACAGTGGAAACAACCGCTATGATGATTATAGTACCTCACGAGATGGATATGGTGGAAGACGAGAAATATACTCAAACAACAGAAGTGACATATATTCCAGTGGCTATGATTGTATTGGTAGAGAGGAAGTGCTTGCACCTATTGATAGGGAATACTCTGAGCATGGGGGCAGACAAGAAAGAGGGCATTCACCTATGGAAAGGCTGTATGGTGCATCTCGTGAAACATACAATGGTA TCAAGATTTGGGGGAACCCATGGAGGTCATGGAGAGAGCAGATATGA